From a region of the Mercurialis annua linkage group LG1-X, ddMerAnnu1.2, whole genome shotgun sequence genome:
- the LOC126665477 gene encoding 1-aminocyclopropane-1-carboxylate synthase 9: protein MLSAKAASDSHGQDSSYFSGWIEYDKNPYHHLHNPNGIIQMGLAENQLCFDLLESWLQQNPDALEMKSNGGSIFKELALFQDYHGLPAFKNALVEFMAEIRRNKVNYDPTKLVLTAGSTSANETLMFCLAQRGDAFLLPTPYYPGFDRDLKWRTEVEIVPIHCSSSNAFKITLPALEQAYQQALKLGLNPKGILITNPSNPLGTSMTRNELNILITFAMSKQVHIVSDEIYSGTVFDCPNFISITEALTDRNLEISDLWNRTHIVYSLSKDLGMPGFRVGMIYSNNETVVAAATRMSSFGLVSSQTQYLLAKMLSDKKFTCKYMEENKKRLKRRKEMLILGLENAGIKCLKSNAGLFCWVDMRHLLSEQTFEAEIKLWKKILGHAGLNISAGSSCHCSEPGWFRICFANMSEETLTVAIERIKGFAGSIISATSLMYICTV, encoded by the exons ATGTTGTCTGCTAAGGCTGCTAGTGATTCCCATGGCCAAGACTCTTCCTATTTCTCTGGATGGATAGAGTACGACAAGAACCCATATCACCACCTTCATAATCCTAATGGGATTATCCAAATGGGTCTTGCTGAGAATCAG CTTTGCTTTGACCTTCTCGAATCTTGGCTTCAACAAAATCCAGACGCACTGGAAATGAAGAGTAACGGAGGTTCCATCTTTAAAGAACTTGCTCTTTTTCAAGACTATCATGGCTTACCAGCTTTCaagaat GCACTAGTAGAGTTCATGGCTGAAATAAGAAGAAACAAGGTAAATTATGATCCAACCAAGCTTGTGCTTACTGCTGGCTCAACTTCAGCCAATGAGACTCTCATGTTTTGCCTGGCTCAACGTGGCGATGCCTTCCTTCTTCCTACCCCATACTACCCAGg GTTTGACAGAGATCTAAAATGGAGAACTGAGGTTGAAATTGTTCCAATACATTGCTCAAGTTCAAATGCCTTCAAAATTACCCTGCCTGCTCTAGAACAAGCCTACCAGCAAGCCCTAAAACTTGGCTTGAACCCAAAAGGGATTTTGATCACCAATCCTTCAAACCCTTTAGGCACAAGCATGACTAGAAATGAGCTTAATATTCTCATTACCTTCGCCATGTCAAAACAAGTTCATATAGTCAGTGATGAGATATATTCAGGCACAGTTTTCGATTGCCCTAATTTCATAAGCATAACAGAAGCCCTAACTGACAGAAATCTTGAAATATCTGACCTATGGAATCGGACTCACATTGTTTACAGTCTCTCCAAGGATCTTGGTATGCCCGGTTTTCGAGTCGGTATGATATACTCAAACAATGAAACAGTAGTTGCTGCTGCTACTAGAATGTCGAGTTTCGGTTTGGTTTCATCTCAAACTCAGTATTTACTCGCAAAAATGCTTTCAGACAAGAAATTTACTTGCAAATACATGGAAGAAAATAAGAAGAgattaaaaaggagaaaagaaaTGCTGATTTTAGGTCTTGAAAATGCAGGAATAAAGTGCTTGAAAAGTAATGCCGGCTTGTTTTGTTGGGTAGACATGAGACATCTTTTAAGTGAACAAACTTTCGAAGCAGAGATAAAGCTATGGAAAAAGATTTTAGGACACGCTGGATTAAATATCTCTGCCGGATCTTCTTGTCATTGCTCTGAACCAGGATGGTTTAGAATTTGCTTTGCAAATATGTCTGAAGAAACTTTAACTGTTGCAATTGAACGCATTAAGGGTTTTGCAGGATCAATCATCAGTGCGACGTCGCTTATGTACATTTGTACAGTTTGA
- the LOC126676589 gene encoding CSC1-like protein RXW8 isoform X1, with translation MDIAALLTSAGINVGICIVLFGLYSVLRKQPSNRVVYFGRRLASVRLRSSDVFSIERFVPSPSWIVKAWETTEEEILSIGGLDALVFQRMLIFSIRVFSIAAIICLLLVLPMNYYGKDMEHKYIASESLHVFTIGNVKEGSRWLWAHCLALYIISCAACVLLYFEYKSITEMRLAHITKSSLNPGHFTILVRSVPWCPEESFNDTVKKFFTNYYPSSYLSHQMVYRRSIIRKLMLDAEKMCSLIIPVPVDRPSLRPCCLCGKTTASFKILASEAETAKDCISFADLNVATRENECAAAFVFFKTRCSAVVATQMLQSPNPMLWVTELAPEPHDVLWSKISIPYKQLWLRKIGTLLASIVFMFVFLIPVTFVQGLTQLDKLSKMFPFLRGLLKKKIMSQVLTGYLPSVILMLFLYSVPPVMMVFSSVEGPFSRSGRKKSAALKILYFTIWNVFFVNILSGSVINQLTVFTSVKEIPMQLAKAIPTQATFFMTYVLTSGWAGLACEVMQLFPLSCNMFKKFILRNGKDSSDDLMTFPYHTEVPRILLFGLIGFTCSVMAPLIIPILLVYFVLAYLVYRNQILNVYIPKYEGGGHFWPIFHNTTIFSLVLTQVIALGVFGIKESPIASGFIFPLVFFTLLFNEYCRQRFYPIFVKDPIQILIEMDRDDEQSGRMEEIHTQLRSAYCQFPITAHHFCESVLSSETHQLKSAKDPEEAKSGKEISEGSETWADVNFEKES, from the exons ATGGACATTGCTGCACTTTTGACTTCAGCTGGGATTAATGTAGGCATATGCATAGTGCTTTTCGGTTTATATTCTGTATTGAGAAAACAACCCAGCAATAGGGTTGTTTATTTTGGCCGCAGACTTGCTTCAGTACGCTTACGAAGCTCCGATGTTTTCTCAATCGAGAGATTTGTGCCTTCGCCTAGTTGGATAGTTAAGGCTTGGGAAACAACTGAAGAAGAAATTTTATCTATTGGTGGTCTTGATGCATTAGTTTTCCAACGCATGCTTATTTTCAG TATCCGTGTGTTTTCTATTGCTGCGATAATTTGTCTTCTTCTAGTGCTTCCGATGAATTATTATGGCAAAGACATGGAACATAAGTATATTGCATCAGAGTCACTGCATGTATTCACTATAGGGAATGTCAAAGAAGGTTCTAGATG GCTTTGGGCGCACTGTCTTGCTTTGTATATCATATCCTGTGCAGCCTGTGTTCTCCTTTATTTT GAGTATAAAAGCATTACTGAAATGAGGTTGGCGCATATAACTAAATCCTCACTGAATCCTGGTCATTTTACCATTCTTGTCCGTTCAGTTCCATGGTGTCCGGAAGAATCATTCAATGATACAGTGAAAAAATTCTTTACAAATTATTATCCATCAAGCTACTTGTCACACCAAATGGTGTATAGACGCAGCATTATTCGAAAATTGATG TTGGATGCAGAGAAGATGTGCAGCTTGATTATTCCCGTTCCTGTTGATCGACCAAGTCTAAGGCCATGTTGTCTTTGTGGAAAAACTACTGCTTCTTTTAAGATTCTTGCAAGCGAAGCAGAGACTGCTAAGGATTGCATCAGCTTCGCTGATCTTAATGTAGCTACAAGAGAAAAT GAGTGTGCTGCtgcttttgtattttttaagacTCGTTGTTCTGCTGTAGTTGCCACACAGATGCTTCAATCACCAAATCCCATGTTATGGGTGACAGAGTTGGCCCCTGAACCACATGATGTTTTATGGTCAAAAATTTCTATTCCATATAAACAGCTTTGGCTTCGGAAGATAGGAACGTTGTTGGCTTCCATAGTATTCATGTTTGTGTTCCTGATTCCTGTGACGTTTGTGCAAGGCTTGACCCAACTAGATAAGCTGTCAAAAATGTTCCCATTTCTGAGGGGACTCTTAAAAAA AAAAATTATGAGCCAGGTGTTGACAGGTTACTTGCCTAGTGTCATCTTGATGCTTTTTCTATATTCTGTTCCGCCTGTGATGATGGTTTTTTCATCAGTGGAGGGGCCTTTCTCGCGTAGTGGAAGGAAAAAGAGTGCAGCCTTGAAAATCTTGTATTTCACGATATGGAATGTTTTCTTTGTTAATATTCTCTCAGGCTCTGTTATTAATCAATTGACTGTCTTCACTAGCGTGAAAGAGATCCCTATGCAACTTGCGAAAGCAATACCTACTCAG GCTACCTTCTTCATGACTTATGTTTTAACATCCGGTTGGGCTGGTTTAGCCTGTGAAGTGATGCAACTTTTTCCTCTGAGCTGCAAcatgtttaaaaaattcattCTGAGAAATGGTAAAGATTCGTCTGATGACCTTATGACTTTCCCATACCATACAGAAGTTCCAAGGATCCTACTGTTTGGCCTTATTGGGTTCACGTGTTCAGTCATGGCCCCCTTAATAATACCTATTTTACTGGTATACTTTGTCCTAGCTTACCTTGTATACCGTAACCAG ATACTCAATGTTTATATTCCAAAATATGAAGGCGGTGGGCATTTTTGGCCTATTTTTCACAACACGACAATCTTCTCATTGGTGTTGACACAAGTTATAGCTCTCGGTGTCTTTGGGATCAAAGAATCACCAATTGCATCAGGTTTCATCTTTCCGCTGGTCTTTTTCACTCTGCTATTTAACGAGTATTGCAGGCAGCGGTTTTATCCAATTTTCGTCAAGGACCCTATACAG ATTCTCATAGAGATGGATAGAGACGATGAACAGTCGGGGAGAATGGAGGAGATCCACACACAATTGCGTTCCGCATATTGTCAGTTCCCAATAACAGCTCATCACTTTTGTGAATCTGTATTATCTTCTGAAACACATCAACTTAAAAGTGCCAAGGATCCAGAGGAAGCTAAATCAG GAAAGGAAATAAGTGAAGGAAGTGAAACATGGGCTGATGTCaattttgaaaaggaaagttgA
- the LOC126676589 gene encoding CSC1-like protein RXW8 isoform X2, whose amino-acid sequence MDIAALLTSAGINVGICIVLFGLYSVLRKQPSNRVVYFGRRLASVRLRSSDVFSIERFVPSPSWIVKAWETTEEEILSIGGLDALVFQRMLIFSIRVFSIAAIICLLLVLPMNYYGKDMEHKYIASESLHVFTIGNVKEGSRWLWAHCLALYIISCAACVLLYFEYKSITEMRLAHITKSSLNPGHFTILVRSVPWCPEESFNDTVKKFFTNYYPSSYLSHQMVYRRSIIRKLMLDAEKMCSLIIPVPVDRPSLRPCCLCGKTTASFKILASEAETAKDCISFADLNVATRENECAAAFVFFKTRCSAVVATQMLQSPNPMLWVTELAPEPHDVLWSKISIPYKQLWLRKIGTLLASIVFMFVFLIPVTFVQGLTQLDKLSKMFPFLRGLLKKKIMSQVLTGYLPSVILMLFLYSVPPVMMVFSSVEGPFSRSGRKKSAALKILYFTIWNVFFVNILSGSVINQLTVFTSVKEIPMQLAKAIPTQILNVYIPKYEGGGHFWPIFHNTTIFSLVLTQVIALGVFGIKESPIASGFIFPLVFFTLLFNEYCRQRFYPIFVKDPIQILIEMDRDDEQSGRMEEIHTQLRSAYCQFPITAHHFCESVLSSETHQLKSAKDPEEAKSGKEISEGSETWADVNFEKES is encoded by the exons ATGGACATTGCTGCACTTTTGACTTCAGCTGGGATTAATGTAGGCATATGCATAGTGCTTTTCGGTTTATATTCTGTATTGAGAAAACAACCCAGCAATAGGGTTGTTTATTTTGGCCGCAGACTTGCTTCAGTACGCTTACGAAGCTCCGATGTTTTCTCAATCGAGAGATTTGTGCCTTCGCCTAGTTGGATAGTTAAGGCTTGGGAAACAACTGAAGAAGAAATTTTATCTATTGGTGGTCTTGATGCATTAGTTTTCCAACGCATGCTTATTTTCAG TATCCGTGTGTTTTCTATTGCTGCGATAATTTGTCTTCTTCTAGTGCTTCCGATGAATTATTATGGCAAAGACATGGAACATAAGTATATTGCATCAGAGTCACTGCATGTATTCACTATAGGGAATGTCAAAGAAGGTTCTAGATG GCTTTGGGCGCACTGTCTTGCTTTGTATATCATATCCTGTGCAGCCTGTGTTCTCCTTTATTTT GAGTATAAAAGCATTACTGAAATGAGGTTGGCGCATATAACTAAATCCTCACTGAATCCTGGTCATTTTACCATTCTTGTCCGTTCAGTTCCATGGTGTCCGGAAGAATCATTCAATGATACAGTGAAAAAATTCTTTACAAATTATTATCCATCAAGCTACTTGTCACACCAAATGGTGTATAGACGCAGCATTATTCGAAAATTGATG TTGGATGCAGAGAAGATGTGCAGCTTGATTATTCCCGTTCCTGTTGATCGACCAAGTCTAAGGCCATGTTGTCTTTGTGGAAAAACTACTGCTTCTTTTAAGATTCTTGCAAGCGAAGCAGAGACTGCTAAGGATTGCATCAGCTTCGCTGATCTTAATGTAGCTACAAGAGAAAAT GAGTGTGCTGCtgcttttgtattttttaagacTCGTTGTTCTGCTGTAGTTGCCACACAGATGCTTCAATCACCAAATCCCATGTTATGGGTGACAGAGTTGGCCCCTGAACCACATGATGTTTTATGGTCAAAAATTTCTATTCCATATAAACAGCTTTGGCTTCGGAAGATAGGAACGTTGTTGGCTTCCATAGTATTCATGTTTGTGTTCCTGATTCCTGTGACGTTTGTGCAAGGCTTGACCCAACTAGATAAGCTGTCAAAAATGTTCCCATTTCTGAGGGGACTCTTAAAAAA AAAAATTATGAGCCAGGTGTTGACAGGTTACTTGCCTAGTGTCATCTTGATGCTTTTTCTATATTCTGTTCCGCCTGTGATGATGGTTTTTTCATCAGTGGAGGGGCCTTTCTCGCGTAGTGGAAGGAAAAAGAGTGCAGCCTTGAAAATCTTGTATTTCACGATATGGAATGTTTTCTTTGTTAATATTCTCTCAGGCTCTGTTATTAATCAATTGACTGTCTTCACTAGCGTGAAAGAGATCCCTATGCAACTTGCGAAAGCAATACCTACTCAG ATACTCAATGTTTATATTCCAAAATATGAAGGCGGTGGGCATTTTTGGCCTATTTTTCACAACACGACAATCTTCTCATTGGTGTTGACACAAGTTATAGCTCTCGGTGTCTTTGGGATCAAAGAATCACCAATTGCATCAGGTTTCATCTTTCCGCTGGTCTTTTTCACTCTGCTATTTAACGAGTATTGCAGGCAGCGGTTTTATCCAATTTTCGTCAAGGACCCTATACAG ATTCTCATAGAGATGGATAGAGACGATGAACAGTCGGGGAGAATGGAGGAGATCCACACACAATTGCGTTCCGCATATTGTCAGTTCCCAATAACAGCTCATCACTTTTGTGAATCTGTATTATCTTCTGAAACACATCAACTTAAAAGTGCCAAGGATCCAGAGGAAGCTAAATCAG GAAAGGAAATAAGTGAAGGAAGTGAAACATGGGCTGATGTCaattttgaaaaggaaagttgA
- the LOC126676609 gene encoding uncharacterized protein LOC126676609 produces MALPASSLFASHPKTQLHIKLFSRQPCQFHARPLLLLHPRLSPMCCMRIANVNFGDPNKVKLQLSTAKQRLWEASPSPVKEFPWAEAANLLLKRLMVIGQAALKWSLIALFVLSSVSDVIFSISRNQELMIPIGLLMGCLMTDFLKETLQELFQAPEPEDTRLDLTFMIVSCFFLLVKVISTFFTTRPQALLLHVANGGLLQVLWLWRCTSRTTE; encoded by the exons ATGGCTCTTCCGGCGTCTTCGCTGTTTGCTTCACATCCAAAAACTCAG CTGCATATCAAATTGTTTAGCCGCCAACCTTGTCAATTCCATGCACGGCCCTTGTTGTTGCTTCATCCCCGTCTCTCCCCTATGTGTTGTATGAGAATTGCAAATGTAAATTTTGGCGATCCGAATAAAGTTAAGTTACAATTGAGTACTGCCAAGCAGAGGTTATGGGAGGCCTCCCCTAGTCCAGTGAAAGAATTCCCGTGGGCAGAGGCAGCCAATTTGCTGCTAAAGCGATTGATGGTTATCGGACAGGCCGCATTGAAATGGTCTCTTATCGCACTTTTTGTTTTGAGTTCTGTTTCAGATGTTATATTTTCTATCTCTAGAAACCAGGAGTTGATGATTCCAATTGGTCTTCTTATGGGCTGTTTGATGACCGACTTTCTCAAAGAGACACTGCAAGAACTATTTCAAGCCCCGGAGCCGGAG GATACGCGATTGGATTTGACATTTATGATCGTCAGTTGCTTCTTCCTTCTTGTTAAGGTCATCTCTACATTTTTTACAACACGACCACAAGCACTACTTCTACATGTTGCTAATGGCGGGTTGCTGCAAGTTTTGTGGCTGTGGAGATGTACATCCAGAACAACTGAATGA